The following are from one region of the Mustela lutreola isolate mMusLut2 chromosome 7, mMusLut2.pri, whole genome shotgun sequence genome:
- the PCK2 gene encoding phosphoenolpyruvate carboxykinase [GTP], mitochondrial — protein MAAVYRPGLRLSWPGLSPWGWSSWRSMQTLRVLSGDLGQLPAGVRDFVERSARLCQPDSIHICDGTEAENTATLALLEKQGLIRKLPKYNNCWLARTDPKDVARVESKTVIVTPSQRDTVPLPAGGARGQLGNWMSPAEFQQAVDERFPGCMQGRTMYVLPFSMGPVGSPLSRIGVQLTDSAYVVASMRIMTRLGTPVLRALGDGDFVKCLHSVGQPLTGQGEPVSQWPCNPEKTLIGHVPDQREIVSFGSGYGGNSLLGKKCFALRIASRLARDEGWLAEHMLILGITSPTGKKRYVAAAFPSACGKTNLAMMRPALPGWKVECVGDDIAWMRFDSDGRLRAINPENGFFGVAPGTSATTNPNAMATIQSNTLFTNVAETSDGGVYWEGIDQPLPPGVTVTSWLGRPWKPGDKEPCAHPNSRFCAPARQCPIMDPAWEAPEGVPIDAIIFGGRRPKGVPLVYEAFSWRHGVFVGSAMRSESTAAAEHKGKVIMHDPFAMRPFFGYNFGRYLEHWLSMEERKGARLPRIFHVNWFRRDEAGHFLWPGFGENARVLDWICRRLEGEDSARETPIGLVPKEGALDLKGLGAIDTTQLFSLPKDFWEQEVRDIRSYLTEQVNQDLPKEVLAELEALEGRVHRM, from the exons ATGGCCGCTGTATATCGCCCCGGCCTGCG GCTTAGCTGGCCTGGGCTGAGCCCCTGGGGCTGGTCCTCATGGCGCAGCATGCAGACCTTGCGAGTACTCAGTGGAGATCTGGGCCAGCTGCCTGCTGGGGTACGAGACTTTGTGGAGCGCAGCGCCCGCCTCTGCCAACCAGACAGCATCCACATCTGTGACGGCACTGAGGCTGAGAACACTGCCACCCTGGCGCTCCTAGAAAAGCAGGGACTCATCCGAAAGCTCCCCAAGTACAACAACTG CTGGCTGGCCCGCACGGACCCCAAGGATGTGGCACGAGTAGAGAGCAAGACGGTGATTGTAACTCCTTCTCAACGGGACACAGTGCCCCTCCCCGCTGGTGGGGCCCGTGGGCAACTAGGCAACTGGATGTCCCCAGCTGAGTTCCAGCAAGCTGTGGATGAGAGGTTTCCGGGCTGCATGCAGG GCCGGACTATGTATGTGCTTCCATTCAGCATGGGTCCTGTGGGCTCCCCACTGTCCCGCATTGGAGTGCAGCTTACTGACTCAGCCTACGTGGTAGCGAGCATGCGTATTATGACCCGGCTGGGGACACCTGTGCTTCGGGCCCTGGGAGATGGTGACTTTGTCAAGTGTCTGCACTCTGTGGGCCAACCTCTGACTGGACAAG GGGAGCCGGTGAGCCAGTGGCCATGCAACCCAGAGAAGACCCTGATTGGCCATGTGCCTGACCAGCGGGAGATCGTCTCCTTCGGCAGCGGCTATGGCGGCAACTCCTTGCTGGGCAAGAAGTGCTTTGCCCTCCGCATCGCCTCTCGGCTGGCCCGGGATGAGGGCTGGCTGGCAGAGCATATGCTG ATCCTGGGTATCACCAGCCCCACGGGGAAGAAGCGCTACGTGGCGGCCGCCTTCCCCAGTGCCTGCGGCAAGACTAACCTGGCCATGATGCGGCCAGCGCTGCCGGGCTGGAAGGTGGAGTGTGTGGGGGATGACATCGCCTGGATGAGATTTGACAGTGATG GTCGACTCCGGGCCATCAACCCTGAGAATGGCTTCTTTGGGGTGGCCCCTGGCACCTCTGCCACCACCAATCCCAATGCCATGGCCACAATCCAGAGTAACACTCTTTTCACCAATGTGGCTGAGACCAGCGATGGTGGAGTGTACTGGGAGGGCATTGACCAGCCTCTTCCACCTGGTGTCACCGTGACCTCCTGGCTGGGCAGACCCTGGAAACCCG ggGACAAGGAGCCCTGTGCCCATCCCAACTCTCGCTTTTGTGCCCCGGCTCGCCAGTGCCCCATCATGGACCCAGCCTGGGAGGCCCCTGAGGGTGTCCCCATTGATGCCATCATCTTTGGAGGCCGCAGACCCAAAG GAGTACCCCTGGTATATGAGGCCTTCAGCTGGCGCCATGGAGTGTTTGTAGGCAGTGCCATGCGCTCGGAGTCCACTGCCGCAGCTGAACACAAAG GGAAGGTCATCATGCACGACCCCTTTGCCATGCGGCCCTTTTTTGGCTACAACTTCGGGCGCTACCTAGAACACTGGCTGAGCATGGAGGAGCGCAAGGGGGCCCGGCTGCCCCGCATCTTCCACGTCAACTGGTTCCGGCGGGATGAGGCGGGCCACTTCCTGTGGCCAGGCTTTGGAGAGAATGCTCGGGTGCTGGACTGGATCTGCCGGCGGCTAGAGGGAGAGGACAGTGCTCGAGAGACGCCCATCGGGCTGGTGCCAAAGGAAGGCGCCTTGGATCTCAAGGGCCTAGGAGCCATAGACACCACCCAGCTATTCTCGCTCCCCAAGGACTTCTGGGAACAAGAGGTTCGTGACATTCGGAGCTACCTGACAGAGCAGGTCAATCAGGATCTGCCCAAGGAGGTGTTGGCTGAACTGGAGGCCCTGGAGGGACGTGTGCACAGAATGTGA